The Streptomyces sp. NBC_00510 genomic interval CCGAGCTGGCCGCCGCGTTCCAGATCCAGTCCATCCCGACGCTGATGATCATCCGCGACAAGGTGGCCGTCTTCTCCCAGCCCGGCGCGCTGCCCGCGCCCGCGTTCGAGGACCTGATCAAGCAGGCCCGTGACCTGGACATGGACGAGGTCCGCAAGTCCATCGCCGAACAGGGCGCGGACCAGGAGGCCCCGAAGGCCTGACATCTGACGAGGCGTCAGCTATGGTGCGGCCGTATGGGGCGCACCATAGCGGAACTCGTCGAAGGCCAGTGGGGCGATCGGCGCCCCGGTCTGCTGTACGGGGAGCGCAGGCTCAGCCGCCATGACGTGGCGGCCGCTTCCGCCGCCCGCGCCGCGCTGCTGGCCGACCTGCTGCCGCATGGCGCCGAGCCGCACCTCGGGGTGCTCCTGGGCAACGTCCCGGAGTTTCCGCTGTGGCTCGGCGCCGCGGCGTGCGCGGGGGCCGCCGTGGTGGGGGTCAACCCGACCCGGCGCGGTGCGGAGCTGGCCCGGGACATCGCGCACACCGAGTGCGCGCTGCTGGTCACGGAGCACGCGCACCTGCCCGCGCTGCGCGGTCTCGCGCTCCCCCTCCCCGCGGAGCGGATCCTGGTCGTGGACGACCCGGCGTACGCGGCCCTGCTGCGCCCGTACGAGGACGCCGGTCCGCCGCGCGGCGGCCGGACACACCCCGGCTCCCGGCTCCTGCTCTACTTCACCTCCGGCTCGACCGGCGCCCCCAAGGCCGTGGTCGTCTCCCAGGGGAGGCTCGCCGACGCGGGCGCCTCCCTCAGCGGCTTCCTGGGTCTCGGACCGGACGACGTCCACTACCTGTGCATGCCGCTCTTCCACGGCAACGCCGTGATGGCCGGCTGGGCCCCCGCCCTCGCGGGCGGCGGCGCGGTCGCGCTGCGCCGGTCCTTCTCCGCCTCCCGCTTCCTGCCGGACGTACGCGCCTACGGGGCCACGTACTTCACCTACGTCGGGCGGGCCGTGCAGTACCTGCTCGCCACCCCCGAGCGCCCCGACGACCGCGACCACCGCCTGCGCCGGGGCTTCGGCACCGAGGCCGGGGCCGTGGACGCGGCCCGGTTCGCGGAGCGCTTCGGCGTGCCCCTCACCGAGGGGTACGGCTCCTCCGAGGGCGGGGCCGCCATCCAGCACTCCCCCGGCACGCCGCCCGGCGCGGTCGGGCGTGCCGCTCCCGGAGCCGACCTCGCCGTGGTGGACCCGGCGACCGGCGCCGAGCGGCCCCGCGCGGTCCTCGACGCGGCGGGCCGGCTGCTCAACGGCGACGAGGCGATAGGCGAGCTCGTCAACCGCGGGCCCTCCCGCTTCGAGGGGTACTGGCGCAACCCCGAGGCGGTCGCCGCGCGCACCCGCGACGGCTGGTACTGGACCGGCGACCTCTTCTTCCGGGACACCGGCGGCTGGTTCCACTTCGCGGGCCGCGCCGACGACCGGCTGCGCGTGGACGGCGAGAACCTCGCCGCCGCCGTCGTGGAGAACGTCCTGGCCCGCTTCCCCGCCGCCGCGGCGGTCGCCGTGTACGCCGTCCCCGACCCCGTCTCGGGCGACCAGGTGATGGCGGCCCTGGCCCTCCGTGAGGGCGCCGCCTTCGACCCCGGCGCCTTCGCCGCGTTCCTGGCGGCGCAGGCGGACCTCGGCACGAAGTCGGCCCCGCGCTTCGTACGGGTCGTACCGCGCATGCCGGTCACCGCCACCAACAAGGTGCGGCGCGCGGCCCTGCGCCGTGAGGGCTTCCGCTGCCCCGACCCCGTGTGGTGGTCCCCGCCCGGCGAGGGACCCTGCGGCGCGGCGTACCGCCGCTTCACCGCCGCGGACCTCGCCACGCTGCTGGAGTGCTACCGCGCCCAGGACCG includes:
- the trxA gene encoding thioredoxin; the protein is MSTVELTKDNFDEVVGNNDFVLIDFWASWCGPCRMFAPVYESAAEKNTDLVFGKVDTEAQPELAAAFQIQSIPTLMIIRDKVAVFSQPGALPAPAFEDLIKQARDLDMDEVRKSIAEQGADQEAPKA
- a CDS encoding AMP-binding protein encodes the protein MGRTIAELVEGQWGDRRPGLLYGERRLSRHDVAAASAARAALLADLLPHGAEPHLGVLLGNVPEFPLWLGAAACAGAAVVGVNPTRRGAELARDIAHTECALLVTEHAHLPALRGLALPLPAERILVVDDPAYAALLRPYEDAGPPRGGRTHPGSRLLLYFTSGSTGAPKAVVVSQGRLADAGASLSGFLGLGPDDVHYLCMPLFHGNAVMAGWAPALAGGGAVALRRSFSASRFLPDVRAYGATYFTYVGRAVQYLLATPERPDDRDHRLRRGFGTEAGAVDAARFAERFGVPLTEGYGSSEGGAAIQHSPGTPPGAVGRAAPGADLAVVDPATGAERPRAVLDAAGRLLNGDEAIGELVNRGPSRFEGYWRNPEAVAARTRDGWYWTGDLFFRDTGGWFHFAGRADDRLRVDGENLAAAVVENVLARFPAAAAVAVYAVPDPVSGDQVMAALALREGAAFDPGAFAAFLAAQADLGTKSAPRFVRVVPRMPVTATNKVRRAALRREGFRCPDPVWWSPPGEGPCGAAYRRFTAADLATLLECYRAQDRAGLLDR